The nucleotide window TTTGTTCATCCAGTTTCCTTAAATGCCGCATTTCTTTCACGCACAACGGACATCCACCATCGAAGAAAATCACCAATTTCGAACTTTGCTCTGACATTACAACCACCGTTTTGCGAATTACACCTTCTTATACGCTGTTTTTGCGTATTTGACTCATAATGTAATGCGAAAAGCGGTTTGCAAATGCCTAAGACTTATTTTCCCCGCTGGTCATCAATGGTATAAAGTTAAGTCTCTATAACAAAAACATAAACCATTCATCAGATAAGGAACCTCAGCAGTTGTTAGTTTTCCACAAGGTCAGTCAGTTTAACGGGCATCGGTGTATTTTCCGTCATTTATCCTTAACTGTTGATGCGCCCCGCGTTTGCATTACCGGCCCCAATGGCATTGGCAAAACCACTCTGCTTTTATTAGCGGCAGGGCTTATCTCCCCGCGAGAAGGGGAAGTTACCTACCAGAAGCAAAATGTTCTTCTGGCAAGTAGTAAAAAGAACATAGGCATAAGCGCCAGCAAGATTGCCTTGCCAGCATTTATGACGGTGAAGGAGTTACTTAAATTTCACGCGCTGCAATTTAACTGCCCTGCTAGCAACTGGATTAGCGAGTTTGGGCTGGAGCCGTACCTGGCAACCAAAGTGTCAAACCTCTCGCTGGGTAATTATAAAAAGCTGAGTTTAATTACCGCCTTGATGCACCAGCCGGAGTTACTACTACTGGATGAACCCGGTAATGGACTTGATGACCAAACCCGCGCGGTACTGGAAAAAGTTTTGAGCAATTATCCGGGTCAGATTATTGTCGCCAGCCATGAGGTTGTATTTGCGGACAATACCGACGTGCAGTACATCGCTCTGGAAAATATCATTGATGGTGCGGTGTGAGTTACTGGTTATTTCGAATCAGAATTTACCATGAGTCTCTGAAGCAGTGGTTGGACAGCCTGAGACAAATTAGCATGGGACTGGTGGCATTGTTTCCTCTCGCCCTGCCGGCACTTATTATGCTGCCGCTTTTGTCGATAGGCATTATGGCCAGCCCGGAAACCAGCGCATCGGTTTATCTGAACACCCTATGGGGCTATTTATTATTACTGTATAGCTGGATGAGTTTTCAGCGGGACGGTATTTGCGCCACCCACTATCAGCTTTATATCAACTCGTTACCGACCAAGCCGCTCGTCAAATCCTTCAGTAATCTGGGGTTAATACTGTACGGAGCAAACTTTTTTATACTCGGGCCATTAATACTGCTGCTTATTGTTTTATTTCAGCAAAGCGGCAGACTCCTATCCGGCGACGACCAGCTTTGGTATGAGCTTATCCCGTTAACGGGTGTCGTGGTCATCGCTGCTTATTACGGTTTTTTTGCCGTTAACAACAGACTCCCCTGGTTTAGCTTACTGCTTTTTCCATTTCTTGCTTTTGCATTACCCTGGGAATTAACCAAACCCGAGTGGCTGATACTGTGGAGCGCCGCAATTCTGGTTGAGCGTTTTATACCAAGCTTCTCAATAACACTCGGGAAATGGCCGAAAGGACTGTTTCGGCAGCTTTTACAAGCCGACATCGCCTCCCCCAACGGCGAGAAGTTAAGACTGGTGACTTTGCTGCTGCTCATAGCCATCACTCGCCTTAGCGTTTCTCAAATAGCACCCGAAACGCAGCCATACCTTCTAAACCTGGTCAGCTTTGTCAGTGCACTGTTATTAGCAAGTAGTTTATTCGGAACTCAGGCTCTTAGAAAACACTATCACTTGTATCTGGGCTGTTTGCCGGAGAGCCAGTCAGTACAGCTGGGTAAAAGCATGATTTATGCTTTTATTAAAGCGCTGGCAGGCGTGTTGCTTATCCTGCTAGCGGGTATTTTTACAGAGCAACAATGGGCATTATGGCTGTTGTTTTATGTCAGCACAGCGCTCGGTATATTACTGCGCCCGCAGTGGTTTTTGCTGTTTCCCTGCATGGCCGCACTTCTGTCTTTTCTGGCTGTCTCTGCATTGTAAAAACAATAGCCATTTCGCTTAGTTCATAATACGACATTGCCACGCTGCCAACTTTAGTAAGCAATGCTAGTCTCTTTATGACACTAGGCGCAGACGCGCTGCAACTCAGTCCAAAATAAGAGGCAAGGATGCCAAAACTCTCTAGAGTTCATCTTGTTTATTTAGTGGTATTTTTTATCGCTGCCTTTTGTACCTTCCCCGCAGCCGCGTTGCAGACTGCAACGCAAACCCAACTGGCAAAAGTGTATGAAAAGGACACAACCATTCCCATTAGCAATTACTTAGTAAGTGAAAAATACGATGGTATCCGGGCCATTTGGACAGGCTCGCAACTACTGACCCGACAAGGCAACCTGATATCGGCTCCGGAATGGTTTACTGCACCACTACCCGCCGTTTGGCTTGACGGTGAACTGTGGACAAAACGTCAAAACTTTGAGGTGCTAAGCTCTATTGTGCGCACCCAAAAACCAAAGCACAGCCGTTGGCGGCAAGTGAAGTATATGGTGTTTGATATGCCTGACGCCCAGCTACCTTTTGAGGAACGATACAAAAACTACTCAAAGTTAATTGATCAAGTAAACGCTGAACATATTAAAGCAGTACAACAACAGCGGTTTCATTCCAATCATGAGTTAAGCGAACACCTGAAAGCTATGGTTGAGCATGGTGCAGAAGGCCTGATGCTGCACTTAGCTACAGCGCTTCATCAATCCGGCAGAAGTGACGCTTTATTAAAATTAAAACCCTATTTCGACGAAGAGGCCGAGGTAATTGCGCATTTACCGGGCAAAGGCAAATATACAGATATGCTCGGTGCGCTGCGCGTGCGTAATCAGCAAGGCATTGAGTTTTCTATTGGCACCGGATTCACCGACGCTGAACGCGCAAACCCTCCGCCTGTCGGCAGTATTATTACCTATAAGTACCACGGCTACACCAATAATGGTGTACCACGCTTTGCCAGCTTTTTACTAATTAGGGAGGTTGTGGAGGGTGAATAAGCTTTTAGACACGGTGCGTATGCAAAAAATACAAAGAAACCACAAATTGACAACGTTGCGCAACACGCTACACTAAGAGCTCATGATCAAAACTTATCACTGATGTCTATTATGTTTGACCCCGCTCACCCAGGTGAATTTATTCTAGCAACCTATATGCAGCCTTTTGGCTTGAGTTGCCGGTATTTAGCTACAAAGTTAAATGTTTCTCCATCCACTTTAAACAGAGTTTTAAAATGCCAAAGTGGCATAAGCCCTGAAATGGCGTTGCGTTTATCGAAAGCTTTAGGCAGAAGCCCGGAGAGTTGGCTAGCGATGCAGGATGCGTACGATTTATGGCATGCTGGAAAAAACTTAAGTTTAGATAAGGTTCAGAAGCTTGATCTTACAGTCGCATGATAAATGCCTAACAGGCTCGCGATAAGCTGAGTTTTGAACAGAGTTCCCGCATCCAGTCAATTCACCGCCAGCAACTTGAACATGCTCTCATCCCCTTTTACAGCACTAAAGTCAACGGCTCAGGCATTGGCTTAACACTGTGCCGAGATATTGTTGAAGCTCACGGCGGTAGCATTAACTTACGTAATCAACCGGAAGGGCTCGAAGTTAAGCTGTTGCTTAAACTCCCATCATGACATCCCTAAACGAATATTGATATTTGTACTCCAGTGGAAGCGTATAAGACACCGTCTTTTCTTTTCCATTAATGATGAGCTTAAAACTGACTTTTTCCAGGAGCTTTTCAGGCATGCCTTTTTCGTAGTGCAGAACGACAGACTCCCGGCCCCCAACTTACCCGCGCATTTAGATACCGTCGACTCAACCTTTAACGGTTTGAAAAGCTCACCAGATTCGGAGTAGTGCTCCAGAAGCACCGACTCGGGTATCACCTCTACGCCGGACTCATCACTCAAATTGAAGCTTAAAAATGATTTTCTCCAGGTCGATTCCGGCGTTCCTTAATGACTATTGTACACATCGTTCAAATGCGTAATCTCGACCAAATCGCTAAATCGACTGCCTGCGTTTACTTTATAACGAGTGCTGTAAAACTCGTACTGGTTGCCATCATTGTCAGCATACTTATTTTTATAGGGAACAGGTGACCCATCCCGCTTTACGGCATAGTTGTAATGCCCGCAACCAGCGAGCAATAAAGAGGCCAGAGCTGTCAAAATTATTAGTCGTTTCATAATAGGGTTGTGAAATTTGCCAGCGTGGTCACCGACCAAATGGAACGGGAAGCTCAGGTAAGAGAAGGTGCAAGCATCGCCTACGACGTTTCACAACAAACTGATGTAAGCACCCAAAAAGGGTCCGCTGTGGTTCAGAATACGGCCGCAACCATGCTCCTGGGGGAGCCAATTTAGAAAGTGCTCCCCCGTTCTTTAATAGAGCGAACCATAACCGAACTAGCCTTGCGAATTTCCCCATGCAGTTCGTCGTCAATTTTGACAATTCCCATAGCAGCTCCTGAATATATGATATGTATATAAATCACATATTCGAAATGAATTCACGAACCTCATCAGTCTTTAATGGCCTCACTAAACGAGCCACTTCATTGCCATTGTGCAGGAGTATCAAAGTCGGCCAAAGCTTTACCTTGAACGCACGTCCCAGTGGTTTGCCCTTGCCGTCGTATATTTTAATATGACGTAGCCCTGAATATTCAGTTACTGCTTCTTTTATCGCAGAACTTGCCGCCTGAC belongs to Idiomarina sp. PL1-037 and includes:
- a CDS encoding ABC transporter ATP-binding protein: MLVFHKVSQFNGHRCIFRHLSLTVDAPRVCITGPNGIGKTTLLLLAAGLISPREGEVTYQKQNVLLASSKKNIGISASKIALPAFMTVKELLKFHALQFNCPASNWISEFGLEPYLATKVSNLSLGNYKKLSLITALMHQPELLLLDEPGNGLDDQTRAVLEKVLSNYPGQIIVASHEVVFADNTDVQYIALENIIDGAV
- a CDS encoding DUF6136 family protein, yielding MSYWLFRIRIYHESLKQWLDSLRQISMGLVALFPLALPALIMLPLLSIGIMASPETSASVYLNTLWGYLLLLYSWMSFQRDGICATHYQLYINSLPTKPLVKSFSNLGLILYGANFFILGPLILLLIVLFQQSGRLLSGDDQLWYELIPLTGVVVIAAYYGFFAVNNRLPWFSLLLFPFLAFALPWELTKPEWLILWSAAILVERFIPSFSITLGKWPKGLFRQLLQADIASPNGEKLRLVTLLLLIAITRLSVSQIAPETQPYLLNLVSFVSALLLASSLFGTQALRKHYHLYLGCLPESQSVQLGKSMIYAFIKALAGVLLILLAGIFTEQQWALWLLFYVSTALGILLRPQWFLLFPCMAALLSFLAVSAL
- a CDS encoding DNA ligase, encoding MPKLSRVHLVYLVVFFIAAFCTFPAAALQTATQTQLAKVYEKDTTIPISNYLVSEKYDGIRAIWTGSQLLTRQGNLISAPEWFTAPLPAVWLDGELWTKRQNFEVLSSIVRTQKPKHSRWRQVKYMVFDMPDAQLPFEERYKNYSKLIDQVNAEHIKAVQQQRFHSNHELSEHLKAMVEHGAEGLMLHLATALHQSGRSDALLKLKPYFDEEAEVIAHLPGKGKYTDMLGALRVRNQQGIEFSIGTGFTDAERANPPPVGSIITYKYHGYTNNGVPRFASFLLIREVVEGE
- a CDS encoding HigA family addiction module antitoxin codes for the protein MSIMFDPAHPGEFILATYMQPFGLSCRYLATKLNVSPSTLNRVLKCQSGISPEMALRLSKALGRSPESWLAMQDAYDLWHAGKNLSLDKVQKLDLTVA
- a CDS encoding ATP-binding protein encodes the protein MPFYSTKVNGSGIGLTLCRDIVEAHGGSINLRNQPEGLEVKLLLKLPS
- a CDS encoding thioredoxin family protein; its protein translation is MKIDDIGSNSDYAEEAFTFEQTGELSGDVVLEFGAPWCGHCQAASSAIKEAVTEYSGLRHIKIYDGKGKPLGRAFKVKLWPTLILLHNGNEVARLVRPLKTDEVREFISNM